The Actinomycetota bacterium region TCCGCGCGGACGCCAAGAGCGAGCAAATATCTGGAGGAGATCAAGAATGATCCGCGCGAAGAAAACGAGTTGGTAAAGAAACAGAATTGTGGCAAGGATCTGCCCAACTTCGCCCATCAGCTCTGGTTAAAGAAGCCGTCTTGTGCTATTTGCGCACGTGCGGCCTCACCGACATCGACATTCGCCGGCGAGAGTAAGAAGACCTTGTTGGTGATGCGCTCGATCGTGCCTTGCATGCCAAATACCAGGCCTGCAGCGAAATCGATAATGCGCTTGGCGTCCGCATCATCGAGCTCGGTGAGGTTCATGATCACGGGAACGCCTGCGCGGTAGTCCTCGCCGATCTGACGCGCATCGTTGTAACTGCGCGGATGCACAGTCTCGATGCGACTGAACTCAAGCGGCGCGATTGGGCGACGATCTGCCAGCGGAGCAGTCGTAGGTCGGCGATCAGGGATGGCGTCGCTGCGGAAAGTGCGAACTGCGCGAGTGTCTGGCAGCGGCTTCACACTTCGGCTTTGGTAGCGATCATCCTCACGCTCTTCGTAGGCAGGTCGGCGATCGCGGGTGCGCACATCGCGCCGTACATCCTCGTACTCGTCGTCGAACTGATCATCATGATCATCGTCCTCGACGAGGCCGAGATACACGGCCATCTTGCGCATTGCGCCAGCCATGAGACAGGGACCTCCTAGATCGCCTTCGAAACGTGTTCCTGTTGAAGCAGTTTCGCCTTACTGATCCCACAGGCTACTTCAGAGGCGGACGGTTCCCGAGTATCGCGCCCCCGATGCGCACCTGTGTCGCACCACAGGCAATAGCCGCCTCAAGATCGCCACTCATCCCGGCCGAGATAACCGTGGCCTCTGGAGCAAGCTTCAGGACCGCTTCATGGGCCTTGGGCAAGGCGCCGAAGGCAAGCAAGGGGTCTGCTCCCAAGGGGGCAACAGCCATCACGCCGGAAAGTCGAAGGCCGGGAAGGCGAAGGACATGCGAAGTCAATTGCGCTACGTCAGCAATGCTCACTCCACCACGTCCGGCCTGTTCGGCTGGAGCCAAGGAAACTTGAATCAGGACCTCCAGAATCTTGGCTGCGTTGACTGCCGCTGAGGAGAGCGCATCGGCAAGTTCGGGCCGATCGACCGACTCGACTACGTCGGCCCACTCAAGAATCTGTCGCGTCTTCCTGCGCTGCACCTGCCCGATCA contains the following coding sequences:
- the sepF gene encoding cell division protein SepF, with translation MAGAMRKMAVYLGLVEDDDHDDQFDDEYEDVRRDVRTRDRRPAYEEREDDRYQSRSVKPLPDTRAVRTFRSDAIPDRRPTTAPLADRRPIAPLEFSRIETVHPRSYNDARQIGEDYRAGVPVIMNLTELDDADAKRIIDFAAGLVFGMQGTIERITNKVFLLSPANVDVGEAARAQIAQDGFFNQS
- a CDS encoding YggS family pyridoxal phosphate-dependent enzyme, which translates into the protein MTIRRVELEQNLAFVRQRIAAACAEAGRSVESVILLPVTKTFPAVDLELLAELGCTDVGESRDQEARSKRAECTKPMRWHMIGQVQRRKTRQILEWADVVESVDRPELADALSSAAVNAAKILEVLIQVSLAPAEQAGRGGVSIADVAQLTSHVLRLPGLRLSGVMAVAPLGADPLLAFGALPKAHEAVLKLAPEATVISAGMSGDLEAAIACGATQVRIGGAILGNRPPLK